A window of Streptomyces sp. Je 1-332 genomic DNA:
GGGGATCACCGGTGCCATCAGGACCCCGCACCCGATGCCGTGATCCGTCAGCGTCCGTACGACGTCGAGGCGCCGTTCCGGGGCGGGTGTACCCGGCTCCACGGTGCGCCACAGTTCCTGGTCGATGAAGCCCACCGAGACCGAGATGCCGACGTCCGTGACGTCGGCGGCCTGCCGCAGCAGGTCCAAGTCCCGCAGGATCAGCGTGCCCTTCGTGAGGATGGAGAAGGGGTTCGCGTGATCGCACAGGGCGGCGATGATCCCGGGCATCAGGCCATAGCGCCCCTCCGCCCGTTGATAGCAGTCGACGTTCGTGCCCATCGCGATGTGCTCTCCGTGCCAGCGGGGCGAGGCGAGCCGGCGGCGCAGCAGGTCGGGGGCGTTGACCTTGACCACGATCTGGCTGTCGAAGCCCAGCCCCGTGTCCAGGTCCAGATAACTGTGGGTCTTGCGGGCGAAGCAGTACACGCACGCGTGCGTGCAGCCCCGGTACGGGTTCACCGTCCATTCGAAGGGCATGCGGGACGCCCCGGGCACCCGGTTCACGATCGTTCTGGCCCGGATCTCGTGGAAGGTGATCCCACGGAACTCAGGGGTGTCGAAGGTCCTCGTGGTGACCGCGTCCGCGCCGAACAGCGCGGCATCCGCGGTACCCCGTGAGGGCCCGTCGGCGAGGTTCTCCCAGCGCATGACGCCTCCTCGGTAGCACTGACCACAGAATAGAACATACGTTCCCTTGATCGTGCGAACCGGCGGCGACCCGGTGGCGGCCCGGTCCCTCGACGACCCCGATTTGGGGGGCCGGTAGGCAGGGTGGTTGGCTTCCGGGGATCACCCTGAACAACCGAGTGCTGGAGGAAGTGCCATGGCGCAGGTCGAGGCGACCACGGAGCGGATCATCGCGGCGCGGCCGGAGGACGTCTTCGACGCGCTCGCCGACTACGAAGGCACGCGACCGAAGATCCTGTCGGAGCACTTCAGCGAGTACGAGGTGCGGGAGGGCGGCGACGGCGAGGGGACGCTCGTCCACTGGAAGCTCCAGGCCACCAGCAAGCGCATCCGGGACTGCCTCCTCGAGGTGAGCGAGCCGACCGACGGGCAGCTCGTCGAGAAGGACCGCAACTCCTCCATGGTCACCACCTGGACCGTGACCCCGGCCGGGGAGGGCAAGGCGCGCGTGGTCGTCACCAGCGTCTGGAACGGCGCGGGCGGCATCGGCGGCTTCTTCGAGAGGACCTTCGCCCCCAAGGGGCTCGGGCGGATCTACGACGAGGTGCTCGGCAAGCTCGCCGCCGAGGTCGAGAAGTAGGGTCACAGCTGACCGGCCCTCAACTCCGGTAGCCCATAAGGGTTGTTGTCACGCTCACCGTTTCGAGTGGTTTTCTGTTCGGGCCAGTTGTACGGCGTAGGGCTCCCACCGGCGCATACGTGTGCCGGACCCCGCGCAGGGGCGACTCGTCGCGCTTGCTCGCAGTTGTCGCGTAATGCGAGAAATGCGGCGCAGGCGCGACGAGGGGAGCAGGACGTGGGCGGCACGACGTTGGTGAAGGGCGCCGAGCGGGGGGACTTGGCGGTGGCGGTGGCGCCCCCGGGGGCCGACACGGCGCCACCACCCCAGGAGCACATGTCGGCGACGGCGGGTCTCAGCCCCGGGCGCGTCCGGATGGTCTTCGTCGGACTCATGCTCGCCCTGCTGCTCGCCGCTCTCGAGCAGATGATCGTCGCCACCGCGCTCCCGAAGATCGTCGGAGAGCTGCACGGCCTGGACAAGATGTCCTGGGCGATCACCGCCTACCTGCTCACGTCCACCATCGGGCTGCCCATCTACGGCAAGCTCGGGGACCTCTTCGGGCGCAAGGGCGTCTTCCAGTTCGCGATCCTCATCTTCATCATCGGCTCCGCGCTCGCCGGTTGGTCGCGCACGATGGACCAGCTCATCGCCTTCCGCGCCATCCAGGGCATCGGCGCGGGCGGCCTCATGATCGGCGTGCAGGCGATCATCGCGGACATCGTCCCGCCCCGGGAGCGCGGCCGGTACATGGGCCTGATCGGCGCCGCGTTCGGTCTCGCGTCGGTCGCGGGACCGCTGCTCGGCGGGTTCTTCACCGACCATGTCACCTGGCGCTGGTGCTTCTACTTCAACGTCCCCTTCGGCCTTGTCACCTTCGCCGTCGTCAGCTTCGGCCTGAAGCTGCCCAAGCCCACCGCGAAGGCCCGACTCGACGTGCTCGGCGCGCTGTTACTCGCCTCCGCCTCCACCTGCCTCGTACTCCTGACCAGTTGGGGCGGCACCGAGCACGCCTGGGGCTCGCGCGTGATCCTGGGGCTCGCGGCCGGGGCCGTCGCCTCGGTCGTGCTCTTCGTCGTCGCCGAACACTTCGCCGCAGAACCGATCATCCCGCTGCGCCTGTTCCGCGACTCGGT
This region includes:
- a CDS encoding SRPBCC family protein, translating into MAQVEATTERIIAARPEDVFDALADYEGTRPKILSEHFSEYEVREGGDGEGTLVHWKLQATSKRIRDCLLEVSEPTDGQLVEKDRNSSMVTTWTVTPAGEGKARVVVTSVWNGAGGIGGFFERTFAPKGLGRIYDEVLGKLAAEVEK
- a CDS encoding Rv2578c family radical SAM protein, which gives rise to MRWENLADGPSRGTADAALFGADAVTTRTFDTPEFRGITFHEIRARTIVNRVPGASRMPFEWTVNPYRGCTHACVYCFARKTHSYLDLDTGLGFDSQIVVKVNAPDLLRRRLASPRWHGEHIAMGTNVDCYQRAEGRYGLMPGIIAALCDHANPFSILTKGTLILRDLDLLRQAADVTDVGISVSVGFIDQELWRTVEPGTPAPERRLDVVRTLTDHGIGCGVLMAPVIPFLGDRPEQLRATVRAIAAAGATSVTPLVLHLRPGAREWFMAWLEQHHPYLVRRYERLYAEGAYAPKWYQRRITRQVHELAEEFGIGPTRAGATRRIRTPEPPDPEPAPPGGTQLTLL